The Oscillospiraceae bacterium genome contains the following window.
GTGGATATTCTATCTGTCTATTATAGTAAAGGAGACATCTCATGAAACAGTGGCTGAAAGACGCAGTGTTCTATGAAATCTACCCCCAGAGCTTCTACGATACCAACGGCGATGGCATCGGTGATTTGCAAGGCATTATTGCCAAGCTCGACTATATCAGGGACCTGGGCTGCAATGCCCTCTGGATCAACCCCTGCTTTGATTCGCCGTTCAAGGATGCGGGCTATGATGTGCGCGACTACAAAAAGATCGCCCCGCGCTACGGCACGAACGAGGACGCCGCCGCGCTGTTCAGGGCCGCGCATGAGAAGGGCATCCGTGTGCTGTTCGACCTGGTGCCCGGCCACACGAGCGAAGAGCACCCGTGGTTCAAGGCCAGCTGCAAGCCCGGGCACAACGAATACTCGGACCGCTTTATCTGGACGGATTCCTGCTTTGCCTCCGGCGACGGTATGCCGTTCATCGGCGGCGAGACCGAACGCAACGGCACGTATATCCTGAACTTCTTCAAGTGCCAGCCCGCGCTGAACTACGGCTATGGAAAGATCAACCAGAAGTGGCAGAAGCCCACCAACGACCCCGCCTGCGTGGCAACGGTGGAGGCCATGAAGGACGTCATGCGATTCTGGCTGGACATGGGCTGCGACGGCTTCCGCGTCGATATGGCGTCGAGCCTTGTAAAGAATGACACTAAGAACAAAAAGTACACCTGCAAAATCTGGCGCAATATCCGGGATATGCTGGATGTCGAGTACCCCGAGGCCGCGCTCATCGCCGAGTGGAACGGCCCGCGCATGTCGCTGAAAAACGGCTTTGATATGGACTTTTATCTCAATTGGCAGGGCAACGGCTACAACTGGCTCATGCGCAACTATGACGGTGCGATGGACTCGAACCCGCACAACATCGGCAAGGCGTACTTCTGCAAGAACTCCGGCACCGGCATTGACAAATTCCTGGACGAGTATCTGCCGGCCTACAAGGCCACCCACAAGGATGGTCTGTGGTGCTTCATCACCTGCAACCATGACACGATCCGCCCCTCGGCGGGCCTGACGACTGACGAGCTGCGGCTGGCCTACGCGACAATTTTCACGCTGCCCGGTGCGCCGTTCGTCTACTACGGTGACGAGATCGGTATGCGCTATCTGCCGCTGCCCACCAAGGAGGGCGGCTACTTCCGCACGGGCTCCCGCACGCCGATGCAGTGGGACGACACGGCCAACCACGGCTTCTCCACCGCCGACGCACAGGATATCTATCTGCCTGTGGACACTGCCGCCGATGCGCCCACCGTGGCCGCTCAGGCGGACGACCCCGACAGCCTGCTGAACAGCGTGAAGTCGCTGCTGGCTTTCCGTCATGCACACGCTGACCTGAACGCAGACGCGCCGTTCAAGGTGCTGTACGCACCCAAGGCGAAGGGCGACTACCGCCCGTTCGTCTGGCAGCGCGGCGATCTGATCTGCGCCGTCAACCCGGCGGGTGTCTCCATCGAGCTGCCGCTGGAGCTGGCCGAGGATCTGAAAATTCAGTACACGATCGGCAAGGCGGAAATCGTCAACGACACGCTGTCCCTGGGCGCACAGAGCTTTGCTATTTTGGGATAAGGCTGAAAGACGCCGCTTCTGACGGATACAAAAAATCGCAGCCCCGATTTCATCATCGGGACTGCGATTTTTACTTTTACATCGTTTTCAGCAGCACCTCGGCCATGCTGCGCTTCGGCACGCAGTAGTCACGGTTTTCGTCCAGATAATATTTCACGCTGCTGTCCTGCATCGTTACCACGCGGCTTTTGTGGGCGGGGTATCCCAGCGCCACCATATAGCACAGGCGCAGCCCCTCGGGCAGGGCCAGCAGCTCGGTCAGCGCCGGGCGGTCGATGGCCCCCATGATGCAGCTGCCCACGCCGTGGGCCCAGGCAGCGGCGGTCAGGCTGCCCAGTGCCAGCCCTACATCCACATCGCTGCAGCCCGGCAGGCGGGTGTCCTGCAAAACGGCGATGAAGGCAGTCGGCTGCTCATCGGGCTTCGGCACGCCCTGTTCGGGCGGCAGGTAGGCGGCCCAATGGACCAGCGGCTGCACGGCGGACACGGCGCGGGCGCTCTGCACAAGGATATACCGCACAGTCTGGCGGTTGGCACCACAGCTTGCCAGCCGGGCGGCATCAATGGCCTCGGTCAGGATCTCCGGTGCAATGGGGCGTTGGTCAAAGCGGCGGTAGGTGCGGCGGGTGCGCAAAAATTCCATCATATCCATTTCAGAGCACTTCCTTACTTTATAAAGGCCCGGCAGCGGGCAGAGTTCTGCCTACAGTATACAACCGCGGCTGCCGCAGTGCAATGCCTTATTTGTCAATGACGGTTGCCGTGCGGCCGATACCCACCGTGGCACCGGCGATCTTTTTCCATGTTGCACAGCCGCAGATGCCGTCCGCCCGCAGACCGAACCGCCGCTGGCAGGCCTTCAGTGCGCTTTCTGTCGCATGGCCGAAGATGCCGTCCAGCGTGTTGGTCGAATAGCCCAGTGCGTTCAGGGCATCCTGCAGGATCAGTACATAGGTGCTGCGGCTTCCGCGCCGCAAAGTGGGGTAACCGGCCGTGGTGCCCGCGCAGGCGGGCTTGCCGTACCGCCGGTCAAAGTGTACCCAGGTCGGCGTCATCGATGTAGGCTCCACATAGCCCCACGCTCCGCTGCGAACAGCGGCCCGGTAGATCTTGCGGCGCTCGGCGGCGGTGCTGCGCTGCCCGACATCAAAGGCGACACCCGCGTAGTGCTGGCTGGTGGTGCCGTGGCCGCCCTCCCAGATCCGCTTGAAGGCGTACCCCACCGGAATGCCGCTGCCGTAGGTACGGCGTGTCAGGTTCCATGCCTCCATGGCAGCGGTGGTGGTCCACAGCACATTGGATTTGCTTGAGCCGCGGAATTCCCGCACCCGCAGGGTCGTGCCGGTGCTGTAGGGCATCGGGTCGTTTTCGCTCAAATTGTAGCGGAAGAACTTGTTATCGTAGGAA
Protein-coding sequences here:
- a CDS encoding alpha-amylase family glycosyl hydrolase translates to MKQWLKDAVFYEIYPQSFYDTNGDGIGDLQGIIAKLDYIRDLGCNALWINPCFDSPFKDAGYDVRDYKKIAPRYGTNEDAAALFRAAHEKGIRVLFDLVPGHTSEEHPWFKASCKPGHNEYSDRFIWTDSCFASGDGMPFIGGETERNGTYILNFFKCQPALNYGYGKINQKWQKPTNDPACVATVEAMKDVMRFWLDMGCDGFRVDMASSLVKNDTKNKKYTCKIWRNIRDMLDVEYPEAALIAEWNGPRMSLKNGFDMDFYLNWQGNGYNWLMRNYDGAMDSNPHNIGKAYFCKNSGTGIDKFLDEYLPAYKATHKDGLWCFITCNHDTIRPSAGLTTDELRLAYATIFTLPGAPFVYYGDEIGMRYLPLPTKEGGYFRTGSRTPMQWDDTANHGFSTADAQDIYLPVDTAADAPTVAAQADDPDSLLNSVKSLLAFRHAHADLNADAPFKVLYAPKAKGDYRPFVWQRGDLICAVNPAGVSIELPLELAEDLKIQYTIGKAEIVNDTLSLGAQSFAILG
- a CDS encoding nitroreductase family protein — protein: MDMMEFLRTRRTYRRFDQRPIAPEILTEAIDAARLASCGANRQTVRYILVQSARAVSAVQPLVHWAAYLPPEQGVPKPDEQPTAFIAVLQDTRLPGCSDVDVGLALGSLTAAAWAHGVGSCIMGAIDRPALTELLALPEGLRLCYMVALGYPAHKSRVVTMQDSSVKYYLDENRDYCVPKRSMAEVLLKTM
- a CDS encoding peptidoglycan-binding protein, whose translation is MARVYIYDSYDNKFFRYNLSENDPMPYSTGTTLRVREFRGSSKSNVLWTTTAAMEAWNLTRRTYGSGIPVGYAFKRIWEGGHGTTSQHYAGVAFDVGQRSTAAERRKIYRAAVRSGAWGYVEPTSMTPTWVHFDRRYGKPACAGTTAGYPTLRRGSRSTYVLILQDALNALGYSTNTLDGIFGHATESALKACQRRFGLRADGICGCATWKKIAGATVGIGRTATVIDK